A single genomic interval of Streptomyces sp. 1222.5 harbors:
- a CDS encoding MoxR family ATPase yields MTTYDDRASLTDLTATVERVRGSVEGVIEGKPEVVRLALTVLLAEGHLLIEDVPGVGKTMLAKALARSIDCSVRRIQFTPDLLPSDITGVSIWDQQRRDFEFKPGAIFAQIVIGDEINRASPKTQSALLESMEERQVTIDGQTYELPSPFMVVATQNPVEMEGTYPLPEAQRDRFMARVSVGYPSVEAELQMLDVHGGVSPLADLQPVAHAHEIVKLVEAVRGVHVSEAVRRYAVELVAATRSHPDLRLGASPRATLHLLRAAKASAALAGREYALPDDLQTLAVAVLAHRLLPTAQAQLNRRTSEQVVLEILQHTPVPATPGQQSGFGGLGRGVPAYPQQPPRGL; encoded by the coding sequence GTGACGACCTATGACGATCGAGCGAGCCTCACTGATCTGACCGCCACGGTGGAACGGGTGCGCGGTTCGGTGGAAGGCGTGATCGAGGGCAAGCCCGAGGTCGTACGACTCGCGCTGACCGTGCTGCTCGCCGAGGGCCATCTGCTGATCGAGGACGTGCCCGGAGTCGGCAAGACGATGCTCGCCAAGGCACTGGCGCGGTCCATCGACTGCTCCGTGCGGCGTATCCAGTTCACGCCCGACCTGCTGCCCTCGGACATCACGGGTGTGTCCATCTGGGACCAGCAGCGCCGGGACTTCGAGTTCAAGCCGGGCGCCATCTTCGCGCAGATCGTGATCGGCGACGAGATCAACCGCGCCTCGCCCAAGACCCAGTCGGCGCTGCTGGAGTCCATGGAGGAGCGGCAGGTCACCATCGACGGGCAGACCTACGAACTGCCCAGCCCCTTCATGGTGGTGGCCACGCAGAACCCGGTCGAGATGGAGGGCACCTACCCGCTGCCCGAGGCGCAGCGCGACCGGTTCATGGCCCGCGTCTCCGTCGGGTACCCGAGCGTCGAGGCCGAGTTGCAGATGCTCGACGTGCACGGCGGGGTCAGCCCGCTGGCGGACCTCCAGCCGGTGGCGCACGCGCACGAGATCGTGAAACTGGTCGAGGCGGTGCGCGGGGTGCACGTCTCCGAGGCGGTCCGGCGGTACGCGGTCGAGCTGGTCGCGGCCACCCGCAGCCATCCCGACCTCAGACTCGGCGCCTCCCCGCGGGCCACGCTGCATCTGCTGCGCGCGGCGAAGGCGTCCGCGGCCCTCGCCGGCCGGGAGTACGCCCTGCCGGACGACCTCCAAACCCTCGCCGTCGCCGTCCTCGCCCACCGGCTGCTGCCCACCGCGCAGGCCCAGCTGAACCGCCGTACGTCCGAACAGGTGGTGCTGGAGATCCTCCAGCACACCCCGGTGCCCGCGACGCCCGGACAGCAGAGCGGCTTCGGCGGGCTCGGCCGCGGCGTGCCGGCCTATCCCCAGCAGCCCCCGCGGGGTCTGTGA
- a CDS encoding DUF3040 domain-containing protein, which translates to MPLSEHEQRMLEQMERALYAEDPKFASALEGSGLRTYTRRRVYQAVAGFLVGIALLMAGMVAQLIWVSVVGFLVMLGCAVLAVTGWRKAPKPGEQPAGAARRQARPKRSMMDRIEERWQRRRDEQGH; encoded by the coding sequence GTGCCGCTCTCGGAGCACGAGCAGCGCATGCTCGAGCAGATGGAGCGAGCGCTGTACGCCGAAGATCCCAAGTTCGCGTCGGCGCTTGAGGGAAGCGGACTGCGCACGTACACCCGGCGTCGGGTCTACCAGGCGGTCGCAGGCTTCCTCGTGGGTATCGCGCTCCTCATGGCCGGAATGGTCGCGCAGCTGATCTGGGTCAGCGTGGTGGGTTTCCTCGTCATGCTGGGCTGTGCCGTGCTCGCCGTCACCGGATGGCGCAAGGCGCCGAAACCGGGGGAGCAGCCCGCGGGCGCCGCTCGCCGCCAGGCACGGCCGAAGCGCTCGATGATGGACCGGATCGAGGAGCGCTGGCAGCGCCGCCGGGACGAGCAGGGCCACTGA
- a CDS encoding DUF58 domain-containing protein: MGAGGAGHADADRGEAGGVRTALAGLTTRGRSFLAAGIAAAICAYVLGQSDLLRVGLLLAALPLVCAAVLYRTRYRVAANRRLSPARVPAAGEARVHLRMDNVSRLPTGLLMLQDRVPYVLGPRPRFVLDRVEPGGSREVSYRVRSDLRGRYPLGPLQLRLTDPFGMCELTRSFSTYDTLTVIPRVEPLTPVRFSGEAMGYGDGRQRSLALAGEDDVIPRGYRYGDDLRRVHWRSTARYGELMVRREEQPRRSRCTVLLDTRGGAYEGAGPDSAFEWAVAGAASVLVHMLERGFSVRLLTDGGSSVPGEGADGFAGAGQETAEAAGLMMDTLAVIDHSDGTGLSRAYDVLRGGNEGLLIAFLGDLDEEQATTVAKMSRRSGGAVAFVLDPDTWVREATDVPGPGDRHAERLRMLREAGWTALSVPRGAALNDLWRQADRERSGLTAVGGEARG; the protein is encoded by the coding sequence ATGGGCGCCGGGGGGGCCGGGCATGCGGACGCCGACCGCGGGGAGGCGGGCGGCGTCCGTACGGCCCTGGCGGGGCTCACCACCCGCGGCCGTTCCTTCCTGGCCGCCGGGATCGCCGCCGCGATCTGCGCGTACGTCCTCGGCCAGAGCGACCTGCTGCGGGTCGGCCTGTTGCTGGCCGCGCTGCCGCTGGTCTGCGCGGCGGTGCTGTACCGCACGCGCTACCGGGTGGCCGCGAACCGCCGGCTCTCCCCCGCGCGCGTGCCGGCCGCCGGCGAGGCCCGGGTGCACCTGCGCATGGACAACGTCTCCCGGCTGCCCACCGGGCTGCTGATGCTCCAGGACCGGGTGCCGTACGTCCTCGGTCCGCGGCCCCGGTTCGTGCTGGACCGGGTCGAGCCGGGCGGCAGCCGCGAGGTGTCCTACCGGGTCCGCTCCGACCTGCGCGGCCGCTACCCGCTGGGCCCGCTGCAACTGCGGCTCACGGACCCCTTCGGGATGTGCGAACTGACCCGGTCCTTCTCCACGTACGACACCCTGACCGTCATCCCGCGCGTGGAACCGCTGACACCGGTCCGGTTCAGCGGCGAGGCCATGGGCTACGGCGACGGGCGGCAGCGCTCGCTCGCCCTGGCGGGCGAGGACGACGTGATCCCGCGCGGCTACCGCTACGGCGACGACCTGCGCCGGGTCCACTGGCGCTCCACCGCGCGCTACGGCGAGCTGATGGTGCGCCGCGAGGAACAGCCCCGGCGGTCCCGGTGCACCGTGCTGCTCGACACCCGGGGCGGTGCCTACGAGGGCGCGGGCCCCGACTCGGCCTTCGAGTGGGCGGTCGCCGGTGCCGCCTCGGTGCTGGTGCACATGCTCGAACGCGGCTTCTCGGTCCGCCTGCTGACGGACGGCGGGAGCTCGGTGCCCGGGGAGGGCGCCGACGGGTTCGCGGGCGCCGGCCAGGAGACGGCGGAGGCGGCCGGACTGATGATGGACACCCTCGCGGTGATCGACCACTCCGACGGCACGGGCCTGTCCCGGGCGTACGACGTGCTGCGCGGCGGCAACGAGGGGCTGCTGATCGCCTTCCTCGGCGACCTGGACGAGGAGCAGGCCACGACGGTCGCGAAGATGAGCCGGCGCAGCGGCGGTGCCGTCGCCTTCGTGCTGGACCCGGACACCTGGGTGCGCGAGGCGACCGACGTGCCGGGCCCGGGCGACCGGCACGCGGAGCGGCTGCGCATGCTGCGCGAGGCCGGCTGGACGGCGCTGAGCGTGCCGCGCGGCGCCGCGCTGAACGATCTGTGGCGGCAGGCGGACCGGGAACGCTCGGGTCTGACCGCCGTCGGCGGGGAGGCACGGGGATGA
- a CDS encoding carbonic anhydrase, whose product MTTSAAVPTGPEGAITTGGTVTDRLVDANQHYAEAFTDPGMDARPVLHVAVVACMDARLDLHKALGLQLGDCHTIRNAGGVVTDDVIRSLTISQRKLGTRSVVLIHHTGCGLESLTEEFRTELEMEVGQRPAWAVESFRDVDQDVRQSMQRVRTSPFLLHTDDVRGFVFDVRTGLLREVDPV is encoded by the coding sequence ATGACGACTTCAGCAGCAGTGCCCACCGGACCCGAAGGGGCCATAACGACCGGCGGTACCGTCACCGACCGCCTCGTGGACGCGAACCAGCATTACGCCGAAGCCTTCACCGACCCCGGCATGGACGCCCGCCCGGTTCTCCACGTCGCCGTCGTCGCCTGTATGGACGCCCGGCTCGACCTGCACAAGGCCCTCGGCCTCCAGCTCGGCGACTGCCACACGATCCGCAACGCGGGCGGCGTGGTCACCGACGACGTGATCCGCTCCCTGACGATCAGCCAGCGCAAGCTCGGCACCCGCAGCGTCGTGCTGATCCATCACACCGGCTGCGGCCTGGAATCCCTCACCGAGGAGTTCCGCACCGAGCTGGAGATGGAGGTCGGCCAGCGTCCGGCGTGGGCGGTGGAGTCCTTCCGGGACGTCGACCAGGACGTGCGGCAGTCGATGCAGCGGGTGCGCACCTCGCCGTTCCTGCTGCACACCGACGACGTACGCGGGTTCGTCTTCGACGTGCGCACCGGTCTGCTGCGTGAGGTCGACCCGGTCTGA
- a CDS encoding SAV_6107 family HEPN domain-containing protein, translating to MANSSAAAARRRRATGPAPSLTGPASDVHPVLRRATAPPAALDLLAQARSGLEEAAVLETPNERYATAHLAALRTAAAVLAARGRPETSPRRRAKIRSAWEVLPEIAPELTEWSALFAAGAARRARAEAGIQGAAGRRDADDLIRDVAMFLRLVERMLVPQPVLPQPRQDAGERDGPGARGDLPDAG from the coding sequence ATGGCCAACTCCTCCGCAGCTGCCGCCCGCCGGCGCCGCGCCACCGGCCCTGCCCCCTCACTGACCGGCCCGGCGAGCGACGTGCACCCCGTGCTCCGCCGGGCCACGGCCCCACCCGCCGCCCTCGACCTGCTCGCCCAGGCCCGCTCCGGCCTGGAGGAGGCCGCTGTCCTGGAGACGCCGAACGAGCGTTACGCGACGGCCCACCTCGCCGCCCTGCGCACCGCCGCCGCGGTGCTCGCCGCCCGCGGCCGCCCCGAGACGTCCCCCCGCCGCCGGGCCAAGATCCGCAGTGCCTGGGAGGTACTGCCCGAGATCGCCCCCGAGCTGACCGAGTGGAGCGCGCTGTTCGCCGCCGGCGCCGCCCGCCGCGCCCGCGCCGAGGCCGGCATCCAGGGCGCGGCCGGCCGGCGGGACGCCGACGACCTCATACGTGACGTGGCGATGTTCCTCCGCCTCGTCGAGCGGATGCTGGTCCCCCAGCCGGTCCTGCCCCAGCCCCGCCAGGACGCCGGGGAACGCGACGGACCGGGAGCGCGCGGTGACCTTCCGGACGCGGGCTGA
- a CDS encoding penicillin-binding protein 2: MSDREPPRRRVPAPARPPRPREAVRRRPGPAARPARRPGGSRPMPPPPLRLGSPRPRLRLVALALTLVLLAFVVRLLQVQAVDASAYAARAEQNRYVVHTLAAERGGITDRNGVALAISEDAYDITADPTMFRAKQLKVDDGPEQAATLLAPILGQDRDKLVKKLRPANPDSRYARLATRQTPQVWKQIKDLKSALTKKSETDRGTVNVLAGVFADPSSQRVYPNGDLAAGILGWVNADGKGGGGIEQQLDKQLSGKDGKVRYAQSGGREVPTAGSTETPAVPGSDVELTIDRDIQWAAQNAISEQVKKSKADRGYVVVQDTRTGQVLAMANSPGFDPNDLSKADGDAMGNAALQDAYEPGSTAKVMSMAAVLERNVATPLTHVVVPNRLHRGDRLFQDDIDHATWNLTLNGVLAKSSNIGTILATGELGKTQPEANKVLYSYLRKFGIGGYTGLDFPGETRGILAPPQKWSTSQQYTIPFGQGFSINAMQAASVYSTIANGGVRVEPSLLRGTKGADGRFTPAPKPEETRVVGAKTARELARMLESVVDDEQGTGVKARIPGYRVAGKTGTANRVDPATGRYRGYTSSFAGFAPADKPRITVYCAIQNATVGSYFGGQICGPIYKQVMEFALKTLQVPPTGAKSASLPVDYKP, encoded by the coding sequence GTGTCCGACAGGGAACCGCCGCGCCGCCGCGTGCCCGCGCCCGCCAGGCCACCCCGGCCGCGGGAGGCCGTCCGGCGCCGGCCCGGGCCCGCCGCCCGCCCGGCCCGCCGCCCGGGCGGGTCCCGGCCCATGCCCCCGCCGCCGCTCCGGCTCGGCAGCCCCCGGCCCCGGCTGCGCCTGGTCGCCCTCGCCCTGACCCTGGTGCTGCTCGCGTTCGTCGTCCGGCTGCTCCAGGTCCAGGCCGTCGACGCGAGCGCCTACGCGGCCCGCGCCGAGCAGAACCGCTACGTGGTCCACACCCTGGCGGCCGAACGCGGCGGCATCACCGACCGCAACGGCGTGGCCCTCGCCATCAGCGAGGACGCCTACGACATCACGGCCGACCCGACGATGTTCCGGGCCAAGCAGCTGAAGGTCGACGACGGCCCCGAGCAGGCTGCCACGCTGCTCGCGCCGATCCTCGGCCAGGACCGGGACAAGCTCGTCAAGAAGCTCCGGCCCGCCAACCCCGACTCCCGCTACGCCCGGCTCGCCACCCGGCAGACTCCGCAGGTCTGGAAGCAGATCAAGGACCTCAAGAGCGCGCTCACCAAGAAGTCCGAGACGGACCGCGGCACCGTCAACGTGCTGGCCGGCGTCTTCGCCGACCCCAGCAGCCAGCGCGTGTACCCCAACGGCGATCTCGCCGCCGGGATACTGGGCTGGGTCAACGCCGACGGCAAGGGCGGCGGCGGCATCGAGCAGCAGCTGGACAAGCAGCTCTCCGGCAAGGACGGCAAGGTCCGCTACGCCCAGTCCGGCGGCCGCGAGGTGCCCACGGCAGGGTCCACGGAGACGCCCGCCGTGCCCGGTTCCGACGTCGAGCTCACCATCGACCGCGACATCCAGTGGGCGGCGCAGAACGCGATCAGCGAGCAGGTGAAGAAGTCCAAGGCCGACCGCGGGTACGTCGTCGTCCAGGACACCCGCACCGGACAGGTCCTGGCCATGGCGAACTCTCCCGGCTTCGACCCGAACGACCTGTCGAAGGCCGACGGCGACGCCATGGGCAACGCGGCCCTCCAGGACGCCTACGAGCCCGGCTCCACGGCGAAGGTCATGTCGATGGCGGCCGTGCTGGAGCGGAACGTGGCGACCCCGCTCACCCACGTCGTCGTACCCAACCGGCTGCACCGCGGGGACCGTCTCTTCCAGGACGACATCGACCACGCCACCTGGAACCTCACGCTGAACGGCGTCCTCGCCAAGTCCAGCAACATCGGCACCATCCTGGCCACCGGCGAACTCGGCAAAACGCAGCCCGAGGCCAACAAGGTCCTCTACTCGTACCTGCGCAAGTTCGGCATCGGCGGCTACACCGGGCTCGACTTCCCCGGCGAGACCCGCGGCATCCTCGCCCCGCCGCAGAAGTGGTCCACCTCGCAGCAGTACACGATCCCCTTCGGCCAGGGCTTCTCCATCAACGCGATGCAGGCCGCCTCCGTGTACTCGACCATCGCCAACGGCGGCGTCCGGGTCGAGCCGTCCCTGCTGCGGGGCACCAAGGGCGCCGACGGGCGCTTCACCCCGGCGCCGAAACCCGAGGAGACCCGGGTGGTGGGCGCCAAGACCGCCAGGGAACTCGCCCGGATGCTGGAGTCCGTCGTGGACGACGAGCAGGGCACCGGCGTGAAGGCCCGCATCCCCGGGTACCGGGTCGCGGGCAAGACCGGCACGGCCAACCGTGTGGATCCGGCCACCGGCAGGTACCGCGGCTACACGTCGTCGTTCGCCGGTTTCGCGCCCGCGGACAAGCCGCGCATCACCGTCTACTGCGCGATCCAGAACGCCACCGTCGGCAGCTACTTCGGCGGCCAGATCTGCGGGCCCATCTACAAGCAGGTGATGGAGTTCGCCCTGAAGACCCTCCAGGTCCCGCCGACCGGCGCGAAGTCCGCCAGCCTGCCCGTCGACTACAAGCCCTGA
- a CDS encoding methyltransferase produces MSDPMRPRVSLRTAVVWEVLQDALDRRVKATGRDALDVLDTGGGSGNFAVPVASLGHRVTVVDPSPNALFALERRAAEAGVADRVKGVQGDALGLFDVAERGGYDVVLCHGVLEYVDDPAEGLRNAVAALRPAGVLSLLAAGLGGAVLARALAGHFTEAKQALEDPDGRWGTGDPMPRRFTAEQLTELVESAGLKVGAVHGVRVFADLVPGVLVDTEPGARDALLKLEAAAAELPAFRSVATQLHVLGETPGAAGA; encoded by the coding sequence GTGTCGGACCCGATGCGCCCCCGCGTCTCCCTCCGTACCGCCGTGGTCTGGGAGGTCCTGCAGGACGCTCTCGACCGCCGGGTCAAGGCCACGGGGCGGGACGCGCTGGACGTCCTCGACACCGGGGGCGGCAGCGGCAACTTCGCCGTGCCCGTCGCCAGCCTCGGCCACCGGGTCACCGTGGTCGACCCCAGCCCGAACGCGCTGTTCGCGCTGGAGCGCCGCGCCGCGGAGGCCGGCGTCGCCGACCGGGTCAAGGGCGTCCAGGGGGACGCCCTCGGCCTGTTCGACGTGGCCGAGCGCGGCGGCTACGACGTCGTGCTGTGCCACGGCGTCCTGGAGTACGTCGACGACCCGGCCGAGGGCCTGCGCAACGCCGTCGCCGCGCTGCGGCCCGCGGGTGTCCTCAGCCTGCTCGCCGCCGGCCTCGGCGGTGCCGTGCTCGCCCGCGCCCTCGCCGGCCACTTCACCGAGGCCAAGCAGGCCCTGGAAGACCCGGACGGCCGCTGGGGCACCGGTGACCCGATGCCGCGCCGCTTCACCGCCGAGCAGCTCACCGAGCTGGTGGAGAGCGCCGGCCTGAAGGTCGGGGCCGTGCACGGCGTGCGGGTCTTCGCCGACCTCGTGCCCGGCGTCCTGGTCGACACCGAGCCCGGCGCCCGCGACGCGCTCCTCAAGCTGGAGGCCGCCGCGGCCGAACTGCCCGCCTTCCGCTCCGTCGCGACCCAGCTGCATGTGCTCGGCGAGACGCCGGGTGCGGCCGGGGCCTGA
- the rsmH gene encoding 16S rRNA (cytosine(1402)-N(4))-methyltransferase RsmH has translation MSQSRHVPVMLQRCLDLLAPALERPGAVVVDCTLGLGGHSEALLARFPEARLIGLDRDKEALRLSGERLAPYQDRASLVHAVYDELPEVLRRLGVPRVQGVLFDLGVSSMQLDEADRGFAYAQDAPLDMRMDQTTGISAAEVLNTYPAGELVRILRAYGEEKQAKRIVSAIVREREKEPFSNSARLVELIRDSLPQAAKRTGGNPAKRTFQALRIEVNGELSVLERAIPAAVKALGVGGRIAVLSYHSLEDRLVKQVFAAGAASTAPPGLPVVPERYQPRLKLLTRGAELPTEEEVAENRRAAPARLRGAERIREDAE, from the coding sequence TTGAGCCAGAGTCGACACGTCCCGGTGATGCTTCAGCGGTGCCTGGATCTGCTGGCGCCCGCCCTGGAGCGCCCGGGAGCCGTGGTCGTCGACTGCACCCTCGGCCTCGGCGGCCACAGCGAGGCACTGCTGGCCCGGTTCCCCGAGGCACGGCTGATCGGCCTCGACCGGGACAAGGAGGCGCTGCGCCTGTCCGGCGAGCGGCTGGCGCCGTACCAGGACCGCGCCTCCCTCGTGCACGCCGTCTACGACGAGCTCCCCGAGGTGCTGCGGCGGCTCGGCGTCCCGCGCGTGCAGGGCGTGCTGTTCGACCTCGGCGTGTCCTCCATGCAGCTCGACGAGGCCGACCGCGGCTTCGCCTATGCCCAGGACGCGCCGCTGGACATGCGCATGGACCAGACGACCGGCATCAGCGCCGCCGAGGTCCTCAACACCTACCCGGCGGGCGAACTCGTGCGCATCCTGCGCGCGTACGGCGAGGAGAAGCAGGCCAAGCGGATCGTCTCGGCGATCGTCCGCGAGCGCGAGAAGGAGCCGTTCAGCAACAGCGCACGGCTCGTGGAGCTGATCCGGGACTCCCTGCCGCAGGCCGCCAAGCGCACCGGCGGCAACCCGGCCAAGCGCACCTTCCAGGCGCTGCGCATCGAGGTCAACGGCGAACTGTCCGTCCTGGAGCGGGCGATCCCGGCCGCCGTGAAGGCCCTCGGCGTCGGCGGACGCATCGCCGTGCTGTCGTACCACTCGCTCGAAGACCGCCTGGTCAAGCAGGTGTTCGCGGCCGGAGCCGCGTCCACCGCGCCGCCCGGGCTGCCGGTCGTGCCCGAGCGCTACCAGCCGAGGCTCAAGCTGCTCACCCGCGGTGCCGAACTTCCCACCGAGGAAGAGGTCGCCGAGAACCGCCGCGCCGCACCCGCCCGGCTGCGGGGCGCCGAGCGCATCAGGGAGGACGCCGAGTGA
- a CDS encoding DUF3488 and transglutaminase-like domain-containing protein, with product MSGRARLALCAAAATLMASCALLPLVAEPTWLLQLVPLVAVQTGVGAAARRVPLGRPLTVAAQTLVTLMLLTLVFAREHALAGLIPGPDTFRYLAELLQQGSDDVSQYAIPAPLTDGIKLMLIGGVLLIGLLVDTIAVTFRSAAPAGLPLLALYSVAAGLSDGAADWLWFLVAAAGYLMLLLAEGRDRLAQWGRVFGGAPRSPGSPDPGVAAPVRTGRRIGAVALGVALLVPAALPAMQGGLLDAAGTGVGAGNGDGGTISAVNPLVSLRDSLNTDNDRRVLSLRTSTGDISDLYLRIVSLDEFDGTTWTPARRHVVGVPDELPTPVGLGTDVKRGKVRTTVTAADWYAQNWLPMPYPPSEVKVAGRWRYEPVGMTVVGDHGQSTRGETYQVTSLNVRPSAEQLADAPEPPAALEREYTRVPSSLPKEVSRTAKEITSGAKSHYEEAVRLQDYFAVNGGFQYDTQVKVGRGPNAIVNFLEQKEGFCVHFSFAMAAMARTLGIPARVAVGFAPGTPQADGTVSVSERDAHAWPELYFEGIGWTRFEPTPTRGTTPSYTRSDTPGDAQPDPALPSKNASSEPSAAASPSESCANELRRLQACDSPSAAAAPHPGNGGPSPWWWLLLVPGVLVALAIPLSPLLWRKRTRSRRLGGHARTPEGAAAHTLAVWQELTDSAWDHGIPPDESLTPRGAAARIVRLGHLDPAAGASVHRVADAVEQVLYAPRPSPTAGLAQDVRRVVGALAGNVSTGTRLRALFLPRSAARVLWAVSARWSALRARAASVRPPLRRPSGQRS from the coding sequence ATGAGCGGGCGGGCACGACTGGCCCTGTGCGCTGCCGCGGCCACACTGATGGCCTCCTGCGCGCTGCTGCCCCTGGTGGCCGAGCCGACCTGGCTGCTGCAACTGGTGCCGCTGGTGGCCGTGCAGACCGGGGTGGGCGCGGCGGCCCGGCGGGTCCCGCTGGGCCGGCCCCTGACGGTGGCGGCGCAGACGCTGGTCACCCTGATGCTGCTGACGCTGGTGTTCGCACGGGAGCACGCCCTCGCCGGGCTGATCCCCGGGCCGGACACCTTCCGGTACCTCGCCGAGCTGCTCCAGCAGGGTTCGGACGACGTCAGCCAGTACGCCATACCGGCGCCGCTCACCGACGGCATCAAGCTGATGCTGATCGGCGGCGTGCTGCTGATCGGCCTGCTGGTGGACACGATCGCGGTGACCTTCCGCAGCGCGGCCCCGGCCGGGCTGCCGCTGCTCGCGCTGTACTCGGTGGCCGCCGGACTGTCCGACGGCGCTGCCGACTGGCTGTGGTTCCTGGTGGCGGCGGCCGGCTATCTGATGCTGCTGCTCGCGGAGGGCCGGGACCGGCTCGCGCAGTGGGGCCGGGTCTTCGGCGGCGCGCCCCGCTCCCCGGGCTCACCGGATCCCGGCGTCGCGGCCCCCGTGCGCACCGGTCGCCGGATCGGCGCGGTCGCGCTGGGCGTGGCCCTGCTGGTGCCGGCGGCCCTGCCCGCGATGCAGGGGGGACTGCTGGACGCGGCGGGCACCGGCGTGGGGGCGGGCAACGGCGACGGGGGCACCATCTCCGCGGTCAACCCGCTGGTGTCCCTGCGCGACAGCCTGAACACCGACAACGACCGCCGGGTGCTGTCGCTGCGGACCAGCACGGGCGACATCTCGGACCTGTACCTGCGGATCGTCTCCCTCGACGAGTTCGACGGCACCACCTGGACGCCTGCCCGGCGGCACGTCGTCGGGGTGCCGGACGAGCTGCCCACGCCCGTCGGCCTGGGCACGGACGTCAAACGCGGCAAGGTGCGGACGACGGTCACGGCGGCGGACTGGTACGCGCAGAACTGGCTGCCGATGCCCTACCCGCCGAGCGAGGTGAAGGTCGCCGGCCGGTGGCGGTACGAGCCCGTCGGGATGACGGTCGTCGGCGACCACGGCCAGAGCACCCGCGGGGAGACGTACCAGGTGACCAGCCTGAACGTGCGGCCGAGCGCGGAGCAGCTGGCGGACGCCCCGGAGCCGCCGGCGGCCCTGGAGCGCGAGTACACCCGCGTGCCGTCCTCGCTGCCCAAGGAGGTCTCCCGCACCGCGAAGGAGATCACCTCGGGCGCGAAGAGCCACTACGAGGAGGCCGTCCGGCTCCAGGACTACTTCGCCGTCAACGGCGGCTTCCAGTACGACACCCAGGTGAAGGTCGGCCGCGGTCCGAACGCCATCGTGAACTTCCTGGAGCAGAAGGAGGGCTTCTGCGTCCACTTCTCCTTCGCGATGGCGGCGATGGCCCGCACCCTCGGCATCCCGGCGCGGGTCGCGGTGGGCTTCGCGCCCGGCACCCCGCAGGCCGACGGCACGGTGTCGGTGAGCGAGAGGGACGCGCACGCCTGGCCGGAGCTGTACTTCGAGGGCATCGGCTGGACCCGCTTCGAGCCGACCCCGACCCGCGGCACCACACCGTCGTACACCCGGTCGGACACCCCCGGCGACGCGCAGCCGGACCCGGCCCTGCCGTCGAAGAACGCGTCGTCGGAGCCTTCGGCGGCGGCCTCGCCCAGCGAGAGCTGCGCGAACGAGCTGCGCCGGCTGCAGGCCTGCGACAGCCCGTCGGCCGCGGCGGCCCCGCACCCCGGGAACGGCGGGCCGAGCCCCTGGTGGTGGCTGCTGCTCGTGCCGGGGGTCCTGGTGGCACTGGCGATCCCGCTGTCCCCGCTGCTGTGGCGGAAACGGACGCGGTCCCGGAGACTGGGCGGACATGCGCGGACGCCCGAAGGCGCGGCGGCGCACACGCTGGCCGTCTGGCAGGAGCTGACCGACAGCGCCTGGGACCACGGCATCCCGCCGGACGAGTCGCTGACCCCGCGCGGTGCGGCCGCCCGGATCGTGCGGCTCGGGCATCTGGACCCGGCCGCCGGGGCTTCGGTGCACCGGGTGGCGGACGCGGTGGAGCAGGTGCTCTACGCTCCCCGGCCGAGCCCCACGGCGGGTCTGGCGCAGGATGTGCGCCGGGTGGTCGGCGCGCTGGCCGGCAACGTGAGCACCGGGACCCGGCTGCGGGCGCTGTTCCTGCCCCGCTCGGCCGCACGGGTGCTGTGGGCGGTGTCGGCCCGCTGGTCGGCGCTCAGGGCCCGGGCCGCCTCGGTCCGGCCGCCGCTGCGCCGGCCGTCGGGACAGCGGAGCTAG